The following proteins are co-located in the Pseudomonas fluorescens genome:
- a CDS encoding helix-turn-helix transcriptional regulator produces the protein MNTAEQDKVVQNFRTIADAIATLFFPHAEVVLHDLRTQKVDYIANNLSKRAIGDDSALEDMLSDDIHEVNIGPYEKLNWDGQKIRSLSSVLHDHKGRRLAVLCINLNISLFENAKAALDLFLSPSKLIPQPDSLFRDDWQERINTFLHAWMRERQLSLNLLTRDHKRELVLALHAEGAFKGKSASNYVANVLGMGRATVYKHLKELKG, from the coding sequence ATGAACACCGCTGAGCAAGACAAGGTTGTCCAGAACTTCCGCACGATTGCCGATGCGATCGCCACGTTGTTCTTCCCCCACGCCGAAGTGGTGCTGCATGATTTGCGCACGCAAAAAGTCGACTACATCGCCAATAACCTGTCGAAACGGGCCATCGGTGATGACTCGGCCCTGGAGGACATGCTCAGCGATGACATCCATGAAGTGAATATCGGCCCGTACGAAAAGCTCAATTGGGACGGTCAGAAAATTCGCAGCTTGAGCAGCGTGCTCCACGACCACAAAGGTCGCCGGCTGGCGGTGTTGTGCATCAACCTGAATATCTCGCTGTTCGAAAACGCCAAGGCGGCACTGGACCTGTTCCTGTCGCCGAGCAAGCTGATCCCGCAACCGGACTCACTGTTTCGTGATGACTGGCAGGAACGGATCAACACCTTTTTGCATGCCTGGATGCGCGAACGCCAGCTGAGCCTGAACCTGCTGACCCGGGACCATAAACGTGAGCTGGTGCTGGCGTTGCATGCCGAGGGCGCCTTCAAAGGCAAGAGTGCGTCGAACTATGTGGCGAATGTGCTGGGGATGGGCCGGGCGACCGTCTACAAGCACCTCAAGGAATTGAAGGGTTGA
- a CDS encoding NAD(P)/FAD-dependent oxidoreductase yields MSHADFIIIGGGIAGASTGFWLSQHGKVLVLERENHPAYHSTGRSAALYTAAYGTPQVRALTLASRAFFDNPPAGFCEHPLLTPRGEMTVDFSGDPAELESQYLSAKATVAQVERLSVDEACARLPILRREKVHGAIFDPTASDIDTDALHQGYLRGIRRHNSDVRTDSHVLGLTRDADGLWHVRTQDATYTTPIIINAAGAWADHIGALAGAASIGLQPKRRSAFIFAGPEGVDTHQWPMLVALDEAFYMKPDAGMFLGSPANADPVEPQDVQPEELDIAMGIYQIEEATTLTIRRPTRTWAGLRSFVHDGDLLSGFDAQVPGLFWVAAQGGYGIQTSPAMGQASAALVRGAPLPEQLTRFGLDAGMLSPVRLEPH; encoded by the coding sequence ATGAGCCATGCAGACTTCATCATCATCGGCGGCGGCATTGCGGGCGCTTCCACGGGTTTCTGGCTGTCGCAGCATGGCAAAGTGCTGGTGCTGGAGCGTGAAAACCACCCGGCCTACCACTCCACCGGGCGTTCGGCGGCGCTCTACACCGCCGCGTATGGCACCCCGCAAGTGCGCGCGTTGACCCTGGCCAGCCGGGCGTTTTTCGACAACCCGCCGGCGGGTTTCTGTGAGCATCCGTTGCTCACGCCGCGCGGCGAAATGACCGTGGACTTCAGCGGCGACCCGGCGGAACTGGAAAGCCAATACCTGAGTGCCAAAGCCACGGTGGCACAGGTGGAGCGCCTGAGTGTCGACGAAGCGTGCGCGCGGCTACCGATCCTGCGGCGCGAAAAAGTCCACGGTGCAATCTTCGACCCGACGGCCAGCGACATCGACACCGACGCCCTGCACCAGGGTTATTTGCGTGGCATTCGCCGTCACAACAGCGACGTACGCACCGACAGCCACGTGCTGGGGCTGACGCGTGACGCCGACGGCCTGTGGCACGTGCGCACCCAGGATGCGACGTACACCACGCCCATCATCATTAACGCCGCCGGCGCCTGGGCCGACCATATCGGCGCATTGGCCGGCGCGGCATCCATCGGCTTGCAGCCCAAGCGTCGCTCGGCGTTTATCTTCGCCGGGCCTGAAGGCGTCGACACCCATCAGTGGCCGATGCTGGTGGCCCTCGACGAAGCTTTCTACATGAAACCCGATGCGGGCATGTTCCTCGGCTCACCGGCCAACGCCGACCCCGTCGAGCCGCAGGATGTGCAGCCCGAAGAGCTGGACATCGCCATGGGCATTTACCAGATCGAAGAAGCCACCACCCTGACCATCCGCCGCCCGACCCGGACTTGGGCCGGGCTGCGCAGTTTTGTGCACGACGGTGATTTGCTCTCCGGCTTCGACGCACAGGTGCCGGGGCTGTTCTGGGTCGCGGCGCAAGGCGGCTATGGCATTCAGACTTCACCCGCCATGGGCCAGGCCAGTGCGGCCCTGGTGCGCGGCGCGCCGCTGCCGGAGCAACTGACGCGGTTCGGCCTGGACGCTGGTATGCTCTCGCCCGTCCGCCTGGAGCCGCATTGA